attcaaaaaataaattcttcattACAATTTGACGATACTCTCATGCttacttcttttctttcctACACTAGAAAACTTTTGTATACAATTAGTCTAAATTCCGCAAGTTCGTGTAAGAATAAAGCAAACCTTTAATAAGTAATTTACGTGTTAAATATCTAATTTTAACGAATAAGATAGTATTTTACATAATGCAGTACATTGTCCTAGCAAATAAAGTATATTCAAGATAAGGTATATTACACGAAATTACTTATTgaaggtttttcttttttacaaactTCGTACAACCTCTCAATATTCTTAACTAAACGATCATACATCCTATTTTTAATAGGACTGTTATCTTTAAGGTAAACGTTTTAACATACATGATCACAAACGAGACTATCGTTCAAAGTTTGGAGTTTAATCTGAGAAATATCTTTTCTTCTTTACTACATACTGTTTATTACGTATAAGTCATAAATAAAGGAGAACTGTAAATGAATCAAATACCTTTGTTTATGGTGAATTATTGACATATAATAATGGCacattttttctatatttacaaattatttactCCAATAGATTTTGAAGTGAAAATTGTTATCTAGTATAATTATAATGTTAGAAGATAACCAacagaataatttttgtttttttcaattACATACTATTTTTAATAAGAGTGTTATATAAGGTAGACGATGAATGAAGATagtctcgtttctctctctctctctctttttcaatTCCGCTTGTTTTGTATGTTTCTCCTTCCACAAATGGGTCACCCTATTTATGctgcaatttattttttcaatataataTTGAACAAATAAGTGTTTCATTGTACAATTAACACTTAATACAAATGTTATACCGCATCTTTATCTGTTGTAGCTATGGCAAACATAGTTGGTGATCTAAGTTCAGGACGAGTGCTAATTTTCATGTATTTTGATTGAAGGTACTTCTTCCTTACAGCTTGATATTTGCTTTTATCTGCGTTAATTATAATACTCGCTGTTTCTTGTGCTATGGGTAACACATCATCCCTGGAATAGGTACTATAATGCGCCAAAGTATTTGTCCAAACAACTTTTTCCTTATCTTCACCCTCGTTACCAATAATTCTATGTAATTAAACGCCAAAATAGCAATATATGACTAATtagtaatattaattattaatttatattaattgagTTTTCCTATGCTTCGAATTATATAACTATGTTCCATATTAGTAAATGAAAGACATAATTCAATAATATTAACACTATTTCGTTCATATGTTATATAAATGATTTAAAATCTCTTTGATTTAAAATAACTGTTGATATAACATTCATATAATAGTTGAAAAAGAGGAAGCTAAGAATTTTTATATGCAAATACTATACATTTAATATTAATCAACTTACATAAATGCTAAATATATTGCTGCAGCTGCAAGCAGGCTTGGTGGATAGTGACACATTTCATAATATATCAAACTCTGTTCTAAGAAATATTTGGCCATTGTATGGTGTATGGGGAGAGCCTTGTTATAAATAAGTGTAATTTATTAGATGCAAGTCACAATGTACTTGAGAATTATTATAtggtaaaaatttatataatagtaTCTACCTTTCCTGCTTTGCTGTACCTTCTGAGAAAATGTAATGGCAATGGTCGACCAAATGAGTAGTCCAATGTTTTCACGATTAGCATTTCCATTTGTAATATTTCTACCTTTGAGTATGCATTATCCGTAATATATACAAAATCGTTGATATCTGGAGAATACATTTCTTCATATTTGCTGGCAATAAACATAGCTGTTACTCCAACTAATTGTAGTCTTTTCCTATCTATTGTTCGGAAAGCCTGCGAATAAAAGTTACAATATGTATACACATTAAAACAAATAGGTGTTTTTTATGGGTGTATGTTACATAATAACAAACCTGTAAAAATCGATCAATAATAGCAACTGTGAGATATAACGTTTCTTGCATTAAATGAAATTGTTGGTGAACTTCAACTAGCCAGTCTATGAGTACACTTCTCATTTTTGATGTAACTTCTTGACCTACTAAGTATCCTTTTGTGATAGGAAACATACTTTCTAAAGTTTTTAGGTATTCATATATGTCGTTGCTATAAATAGAAACTAGACTAGGATTTCCCTTATCTTCTTCATCAATATCCTCAAATGCTAAAAGATCTGAGGAGAATGAATCTATTTCCTTTTTTAGAGGGACTGATACCAGATTAGTTTCATGAGGAACTATAGTTTTTAGTACAGGTTTTACTATTTGTACTGGAGGTTTCTCAGATACCTTTTCTGCAGGTTCAAGATTTTGTTTTGGTGGTACTATCACCTTTCTCTTATCTTTTTGTAATAAACTAGTTCTATCAATGGGTTCTACACCTCGCAGTGTGTTTACTTTGTTGCCTATTTCACCTAAAGCTGCCCTTCTTGTCTTCCCTGGTATTGCAGTAATTGAAGGCTTTATATTCTTGACATTTTCCTGATTTACAATAttctgaaaatttatttcagaaTACTTATTGTACAATCTTCTATTATAAATGTACAGaacttttttttcataaatcaaAGTACTTCAGTCTAATATTATTCTTATCATATAAGAATATGATAAGGTAGACACAGTATCATAGATACTATaaagttttttaatatttacattatgTTCTGATATAATACATTGATTTAAATCTGCAGCATGAAATAGTATGAGGAAAACAGGAACATAAAAGAAaacacaataatattaataatctaaGTATGCAGGGTATCCCATGCAACAGA
The sequence above is drawn from the Ptiloglossa arizonensis isolate GNS036 chromosome 1, iyPtiAriz1_principal, whole genome shotgun sequence genome and encodes:
- the LOC143148221 gene encoding G2/mitotic-specific cyclin-B — its product is MALRNRTTLTNIVNQENVKNIKPSITAIPGKTRRAALGEIGNKVNTLRGVEPIDRTSLLQKDKRKVIVPPKQNLEPAEKVSEKPPVQIVKPVLKTIVPHETNLVSVPLKKEIDSFSSDLLAFEDIDEEDKGNPSLVSIYSNDIYEYLKTLESMFPITKGYLVGQEVTSKMRSVLIDWLVEVHQQFHLMQETLYLTVAIIDRFLQAFRTIDRKRLQLVGVTAMFIASKYEEMYSPDINDFVYITDNAYSKVEILQMEMLIVKTLDYSFGRPLPLHFLRRYSKAGKALPIHHTMAKYFLEQSLIYYEMCHYPPSLLAAAAIYLAFIIIGNEGEDKEKVVWTNTLAHYSTYSRDDVLPIAQETASIIINADKSKYQAVRKKYLQSKYMKISTRPELRSPTMFAIATTDKDAV